One genomic region from Bacilli bacterium encodes:
- a CDS encoding sugar ABC transporter permease — MRKIVKSPDAEVSSGGTSLKLSERPTLETRKPKRNISISAKAWIALIPALFFLTIFTVYPIINTTIIAFINNFNWQDGAGSFALSNYFVQLANSQNPDLLTPVTAPSFGFQNFYYVLTSSDFLRSLLNTAILTLVSVPLTILISLLIAVFLNSLKWMRGVYQTIFFLPYVTNTIALGMVFNVMFGPYESGLVNQLMALFGVSSRSWISTGISGVIAPTRFTMGVAIITYTVWTGIAFKILVFMSGLASIDRQYYDAARIDGSSRFTIFRRITVPLLSPQLLYITITSFIGSFKAYTGVMSLFGNGSANNGAGDFGGASTTEWLTVVGYIYANRQLRLPVAAAGSVVLLIIILLITVIQMQVSKTRVHY; from the coding sequence ATGAGAAAAATCGTAAAAAGTCCCGATGCGGAAGTTTCTTCCGGCGGAACTTCGCTAAAACTCAGCGAACGCCCGACCTTAGAAACCCGCAAGCCTAAACGCAATATATCAATTTCGGCCAAGGCGTGGATTGCCTTGATACCAGCTTTATTTTTTCTAACAATATTTACGGTATATCCAATCATCAATACCACCATTATTGCCTTTATTAATAATTTTAACTGGCAAGATGGCGCGGGCTCTTTTGCCCTCAGCAATTATTTTGTTCAGTTGGCAAACTCCCAAAACCCGGATCTTTTGACGCCGGTTACCGCCCCGTCATTTGGTTTTCAAAATTTCTACTATGTATTAACGAGTTCGGATTTTCTACGCTCGCTTCTTAATACAGCTATTCTTACTTTGGTTTCGGTTCCGTTGACTATTCTCATATCCTTACTGATTGCGGTTTTCCTGAACTCGCTAAAGTGGATGCGCGGAGTTTATCAAACCATTTTCTTTCTTCCGTATGTTACCAATACGATTGCTCTAGGAATGGTGTTTAATGTTATGTTTGGCCCGTATGAATCGGGGCTAGTCAATCAACTTATGGCCCTATTTGGCGTTTCGTCGCGGTCGTGGATTTCAACGGGTATCTCCGGGGTTATCGCTCCGACGAGATTCACCATGGGCGTGGCTATTATTACCTATACAGTTTGGACCGGGATTGCCTTTAAAATTCTCGTTTTTATGAGTGGCCTTGCCAGTATTGATCGTCAATATTACGATGCGGCTAGAATAGACGGCAGCAGTCGATTCACTATTTTTAGGCGAATAACAGTTCCACTACTCAGCCCTCAGTTACTATATATTACAATTACGTCGTTTATTGGTTCATTTAAAGCCTATACGGGAGTTATGTCTCTATTCGGCAACGGATCAGCTAATAATGGCGCTGGCGACTTCGGCGGTGCGTCAACCACCGAATGGTTGACAGTTGTTGGTTATATTTATGCTAATCGTCAATTGAGACTTCCAGTAGCGGCAGCCGGTTCGGTTGTTCTATTGATTATCATTCTTTTGATTACCGTGATACAGATGCAGGTTTCGAAAACCCGCGTTCACTACTAA
- a CDS encoding RDD family protein: MQSKHIVLADTFRRLFSIIIDVAIVFFGAAMLFSYIAVPIVNQYYQGNELADQAYAIQISSGLFQSGEDNGGVIAYSEEEYPKAIYNYYVTSGLASINYSSEEYYSNFLKKDAEDTLFNWYVDIPDNEPWKVAYPDDKEADVKALYKDLYQKAIDDLEINPAYSDLNNKLSNRQGAAHLISLVPMVLIVYLATPLLFKDGATLGEWSLGIAHANSLGYRMDKGQIVFRGLSFILINYIGLFLGGPIISFAMAAIRKDRRSLTDLLALSITVNRRESLIFNDVNEEERFDKKIVTQARINADQIAQAKKEIEEERNR; the protein is encoded by the coding sequence ATGCAAAGCAAGCATATTGTCTTAGCGGATACTTTTCGGCGCTTATTTTCGATAATCATCGATGTTGCCATTGTTTTTTTTGGCGCAGCCATGCTTTTTTCTTATATTGCCGTACCCATTGTTAACCAATACTATCAAGGAAACGAACTGGCTGATCAGGCTTACGCCATTCAAATATCATCCGGCCTTTTTCAAAGTGGAGAAGATAACGGAGGAGTTATCGCTTATAGCGAAGAAGAGTATCCTAAGGCGATTTATAACTATTATGTTACGAGTGGATTGGCCTCTATAAATTATTCTTCAGAAGAATACTATAGTAATTTTTTAAAGAAAGACGCGGAAGATACGCTCTTTAATTGGTATGTGGATATTCCTGATAACGAGCCTTGGAAAGTCGCTTATCCTGACGATAAGGAAGCGGATGTTAAAGCGCTTTATAAAGATTTATATCAAAAAGCAATCGATGATTTGGAGATTAATCCCGCTTATTCCGACTTAAACAATAAACTGAGTAACCGTCAGGGAGCGGCGCATCTTATATCCTTGGTACCGATGGTTTTAATAGTATATCTGGCAACCCCACTTTTATTTAAAGATGGAGCTACGTTGGGCGAGTGGTCGCTGGGTATCGCCCATGCAAATTCTCTGGGCTACCGGATGGATAAAGGGCAAATTGTTTTTCGCGGATTATCGTTTATTCTGATAAATTATATCGGCCTATTTCTTGGGGGGCCCATAATTTCTTTCGCGATGGCGGCGATTAGAAAAGATAGGCGTAGTTTAACGGATTTATTGGCCCTTTCAATTACGGTTAACCGGCGTGAGTCGCTAATTTTCAATGATGTAAACGAAGAGGAAAGATTCGATAAAAAAATTGTAACGCAGGCAAGAATAAATGCGGATCAAATTGCTCAGGCAAAGAAGGAAATAGAAGAAGAGCGGAATCGATAA
- a CDS encoding RDD family protein, translating into MEENANLKVKESPREARTAPLPRPGRRIGAAVIDLFLFVIALFAVDLGVMNPIMDGAVAISERRTTFTNDQKDSRLYVVTYVDGNGSEISEPTSDDIENGTFKITSLDAAKYSQAVYEYYTVYKVARINDLNNEDPERAGANQAIKDAMGEDFANDPTEWYIANILQADVEDSLFTLTAPASPSGLESSENPSDTSAVTSESQTTSEGSSSEEVGKDVFLPEGVYFKADTTDSDLTTFFTSHYSNAVSDFNAEPDHAQTISYNNMILIVSMVVSSMIVYLLFPLVFAGGATLGKKLLNLGVVNTYGYKARWWQIVARYLATFIFEILLGYMTSFITTFISFTMLMFGKKARAAHDFIAGTRPVDTKEAKIYRDAMEEDELDPLPLFEKPSAQEQTEKNASNSFYDRLSEDEKVVDAEYEDKESSHLEDDGDDSKKSK; encoded by the coding sequence ATGGAAGAAAATGCTAATTTAAAAGTTAAAGAATCACCTCGGGAAGCGCGTACCGCTCCTTTACCCCGACCAGGGAGACGGATTGGAGCAGCAGTAATAGACCTTTTTCTTTTTGTTATTGCTCTTTTTGCGGTTGACTTGGGGGTGATGAATCCAATTATGGATGGGGCAGTCGCTATTTCCGAGCGACGGACCACCTTTACCAATGATCAAAAAGACTCGCGCTTATACGTAGTTACTTATGTTGATGGCAACGGTTCGGAAATTTCCGAACCGACCAGCGATGATATTGAAAACGGGACTTTTAAAATAACCTCGCTTGATGCCGCTAAATACTCGCAGGCGGTATATGAATATTACACAGTTTATAAAGTTGCGCGGATTAATGACTTAAATAACGAAGACCCAGAACGAGCCGGCGCTAACCAAGCAATTAAGGATGCCATGGGAGAAGATTTTGCCAATGATCCTACCGAATGGTATATTGCCAACATTCTGCAAGCGGATGTTGAAGATTCCTTATTTACGTTAACTGCTCCTGCTTCCCCCAGTGGACTTGAGAGCAGCGAAAACCCCAGTGATACGAGCGCGGTTACCTCGGAATCACAAACTACCAGTGAAGGATCAAGCAGCGAAGAAGTCGGCAAGGATGTCTTTTTACCGGAGGGTGTCTATTTTAAGGCAGACACCACGGATAGTGATTTAACGACCTTTTTTACAAGTCACTATTCCAATGCAGTATCGGATTTTAATGCCGAACCCGACCATGCGCAAACTATCAGTTACAACAATATGATTTTAATTGTTTCAATGGTTGTTTCCAGTATGATCGTTTACCTTTTATTCCCACTTGTTTTTGCCGGTGGCGCTACCTTAGGTAAGAAACTTCTCAATTTGGGAGTTGTTAACACCTACGGATATAAGGCGAGATGGTGGCAAATTGTCGCCCGCTATCTAGCAACTTTCATCTTTGAAATTTTGCTGGGATATATGACAAGCTTCATCACCACATTCATTTCATTCACGATGCTGATGTTTGGCAAAAAGGCTCGAGCTGCCCACGACTTTATCGCCGGCACACGGCCGGTTGATACGAAGGAAGCCAAAATTTATCGTGATGCAATGGAAGAAGATGAACTTGATCCGTTACCGCTTTTTGAAAAGCCATCTGCGCAAGAACAAACGGAGAAGAATGCATCAAATTCCTTCTATGATCGCTTAAGCGAAGATGAAAAAGTGGTTGATGCCGAGTATGAAGATAAGGAATCAAGTCATCTTGAAGATGACGGCGATGACTCAAAAAAGAGCAAGTAA
- the tuf gene encoding elongation factor Tu codes for MAKEKFDRSKVHVNIGTIGHVDHGKTTLTAAITKVLAEQGGAKAMAYDQIDSAPEEKARGITINTAHIEYQTAKRHYAHVDCPGHADYVKNMITGAAQMDGAILVVAATDGVMPQTREHVLLAKQVGVPYIIVFLNKTDLVDDPELVDIVEMEVRDLLTEYGFPGDSVPVIRGSARKALDGDKESEKAILELMDAVDAYIPDPVRNNELPFLMPIEDVMTISGRGTVVTGRVERGLIKVNDTVEIIGIKPTISSVVTGLEMFRKTLDFAEGGDNVGVLLRGVNRDQVERGQVLAKPGSVQPHSKFTAQVYVLTKEEGGRHTAFLSNYRPQFFFRTTDITGVITLPAGTDMVMPGDNVVLTVELIHPVAIEQGTKFSIREGGRTVGAGTITEIIK; via the coding sequence ATGGCAAAAGAAAAATTTGACAGAAGTAAAGTCCACGTTAATATCGGTACCATTGGTCACGTTGACCACGGCAAAACCACTTTAACGGCGGCCATCACCAAAGTCCTCGCGGAACAAGGTGGTGCGAAAGCGATGGCCTACGATCAAATCGATAGTGCTCCGGAAGAAAAAGCTCGTGGTATTACAATTAATACTGCTCACATTGAATACCAAACTGCGAAGCGTCACTATGCGCACGTCGACTGCCCAGGGCACGCTGACTACGTCAAGAACATGATTACCGGTGCCGCCCAAATGGATGGTGCGATTCTTGTTGTTGCCGCTACTGATGGTGTTATGCCACAGACCCGTGAGCACGTCTTACTTGCTAAGCAAGTCGGCGTTCCTTACATTATTGTCTTCTTAAACAAAACTGATCTTGTCGACGATCCAGAACTCGTTGACATCGTTGAAATGGAAGTTCGTGATCTTCTTACCGAATACGGATTCCCTGGCGATTCAGTCCCGGTCATTCGTGGTTCAGCGCGGAAAGCTCTCGATGGCGACAAAGAGTCAGAAAAAGCTATTCTTGAACTTATGGATGCCGTTGACGCTTACATTCCTGACCCAGTTCGTAACAATGAACTCCCATTCTTAATGCCAATCGAAGACGTTATGACCATTTCCGGTCGTGGCACCGTCGTTACTGGCCGTGTTGAACGGGGACTTATCAAAGTTAACGATACGGTTGAAATTATTGGTATTAAGCCAACAATCAGCAGTGTTGTTACCGGTCTAGAAATGTTCCGTAAAACCCTTGACTTCGCCGAAGGCGGAGACAATGTTGGTGTTTTGCTCCGGGGTGTTAACCGTGATCAAGTTGAGCGTGGACAAGTCCTTGCTAAACCCGGATCCGTTCAACCGCATAGCAAATTTACGGCTCAAGTCTACGTTTTAACCAAAGAAGAAGGCGGCCGTCACACGGCTTTCCTTTCCAACTACCGTCCACAATTCTTCTTCCGTACTACCGATATTACCGGTGTTATCACTTTACCAGCTGGTACTGATATGGTTATGCCTGGCGATAATGTTGTACTTACGGTTGAACTTATTCACCCAGTCGCGATCGAACAAGGAACTAAGTTCTCTATTCGTGAAGGCGGCCGGACCGTCGGTGCTGGTACCATTACCGAAATCATTAAGTAA
- the fusA gene encoding elongation factor G — protein MAQREYDLAHTRNIGIMAHIDAGKTTTTERILYYTGKIHKIGEVHEGAATMDWMAQEQERGITITSAATTAFWKGNRINIIDTPGHVDFTIEVERSLRVLDGAVTVLDSKNGVEPQTETVWRQASKYHVPRIVFANKMDAIGADFEMSVASIGERLGANAAAIQFPIGASNTFIGMIDLIKMEAIVYDDNLNDAPSITEIPSELKDKAHEYHQKLLEALANFNDDLMMIVLEGEEPPVEMIKSTIRAAVLTGKFFPVLCGSAYKNKGVQPLLDAVIDYLPSPIDVPAAKGEKIDGTEYDCPSDDDAPLAALAFKIATDPFIGRLAYVRVYSGVLKSGSYVLNSTKGVKERIARLVLMHSNHRQEVDELHAGDIGAVVGFKNTTTGDTICSEDFQVILERMEFPDPVLEEAVEPKSKADQEKMMVGLLKLAEEDPTFRVRTDSETGQTIIAGVGELHLDIIVDRLRREFNVNVNVGAPQVNYRETIRSSAECEGKYIKQSGGRGQYGHVWIRFEPNPTKGYEFVDAIVGGSVPREYIKPTNDGLRDALDRGLVAGFPAIDIKATLFDGSYHEVDSSEAAYKIAASMALKEAAKKCNPVILEPIMKVEVTVPENYYGDVVGDIARRRGNMTGESHRGNAKIIEAEVPLAEMFGYVTDLRSMTQGRGMYTMQFDHYGETPRFVQDEIIKKSGGVSAR, from the coding sequence ATGGCACAACGTGAATATGATTTAGCTCATACGCGCAATATCGGTATTATGGCGCACATCGATGCTGGTAAAACGACCACCACCGAGCGTATTCTCTACTACACCGGAAAAATTCATAAAATCGGTGAGGTTCATGAAGGCGCAGCTACCATGGACTGGATGGCTCAAGAGCAAGAGCGCGGTATTACTATTACTAGCGCCGCGACAACCGCTTTTTGGAAAGGCAATCGAATTAACATCATTGACACTCCCGGGCACGTCGACTTCACGATTGAAGTTGAACGCTCCCTACGGGTTTTAGATGGTGCGGTCACGGTTTTGGATTCAAAAAATGGTGTCGAACCCCAGACGGAAACGGTCTGGCGGCAAGCTAGCAAATATCACGTCCCTCGGATTGTTTTTGCAAATAAAATGGACGCGATCGGAGCCGACTTCGAAATGTCGGTAGCTTCAATTGGCGAACGCCTTGGAGCGAATGCCGCCGCCATTCAATTCCCGATAGGTGCATCCAATACTTTCATTGGAATGATTGATTTAATAAAGATGGAAGCAATTGTCTATGATGATAATCTCAATGACGCTCCGTCCATAACAGAAATTCCCAGTGAATTAAAGGATAAAGCTCACGAGTATCACCAAAAATTATTAGAGGCCCTTGCCAATTTCAACGATGATTTAATGATGATTGTTCTCGAAGGTGAAGAACCACCGGTTGAGATGATCAAATCAACGATTCGGGCAGCGGTTTTGACCGGTAAGTTCTTCCCCGTACTATGCGGATCAGCTTACAAAAACAAGGGTGTTCAACCTTTGCTTGATGCCGTCATTGACTATCTTCCATCACCGATTGATGTCCCGGCTGCTAAGGGCGAAAAAATTGATGGTACGGAATATGATTGCCCATCAGATGACGATGCCCCTTTAGCCGCGTTGGCTTTCAAAATTGCGACCGATCCATTTATTGGCCGGTTGGCATATGTTCGGGTTTATTCGGGCGTATTAAAAAGTGGATCTTATGTTCTCAACTCCACCAAAGGAGTCAAGGAACGTATTGCTCGACTTGTATTAATGCACAGTAATCATCGGCAAGAAGTGGATGAACTTCACGCTGGAGATATCGGCGCGGTTGTTGGTTTCAAAAATACGACGACCGGCGATACGATTTGTAGCGAGGACTTCCAAGTTATTCTTGAGAGAATGGAATTCCCCGATCCTGTCTTGGAAGAAGCGGTTGAGCCCAAGAGCAAGGCCGATCAAGAAAAGATGATGGTGGGACTATTGAAACTGGCCGAGGAAGATCCAACATTCAGAGTTCGTACCGATAGCGAAACGGGTCAGACCATTATCGCTGGTGTCGGCGAACTTCACCTTGATATCATCGTCGATCGTTTACGGCGGGAATTTAACGTTAATGTTAACGTTGGTGCTCCTCAAGTTAATTATCGGGAAACGATTCGTTCGAGTGCGGAGTGTGAAGGAAAATACATTAAGCAATCAGGCGGTCGCGGACAATACGGACACGTGTGGATTCGCTTCGAACCCAATCCGACCAAAGGATATGAATTTGTCGATGCCATTGTCGGTGGAAGTGTTCCTAGAGAATACATTAAGCCAACAAACGATGGCTTGCGCGATGCTCTCGATCGCGGTTTGGTTGCCGGATTCCCGGCGATTGATATCAAAGCGACACTCTTTGATGGATCCTATCATGAAGTTGACTCTTCGGAAGCCGCTTATAAAATTGCCGCCTCTATGGCATTAAAAGAAGCGGCCAAAAAGTGTAATCCTGTAATTCTTGAACCGATTATGAAAGTTGAAGTTACGGTTCCGGAAAATTATTACGGTGATGTTGTGGGCGATATTGCTCGCCGGCGTGGAAACATGACGGGTGAATCTCATCGTGGTAATGCCAAAATCATCGAAGCCGAAGTTCCGTTAGCCGAAATGTTTGGCTATGTTACCGATCTTCGTTCGATGACGCAAGGTCGTGGAATGTATACGATGCAGTTTGATCATTATGGTGAAACTCCTCGCTTCGTCCAAGACGAAATTATTAAGAAATCAGGCGGCGTTTCGGCCCGCTGA
- the rpsG gene encoding 30S ribosomal protein S7: MPRKGSVAKRDVLPDPIYSSKLVTRLINKIMYDGKRGTAQTILYNAFNRIEEKTSKPAMDVFATALNNIMPEVELKVRRVGGQNYQVPTEVTAERKVTLGLRWLVNYSRLRNEKTMEEKLAGEIIDAANGVGASVKKRDDTHKMAEANKAYAHYRY, from the coding sequence ATGCCACGTAAAGGAAGCGTTGCTAAACGCGATGTGTTGCCCGATCCAATTTATAGTTCAAAACTTGTAACACGTCTTATTAACAAAATTATGTACGATGGAAAACGCGGAACTGCGCAAACCATTTTATACAATGCGTTTAATAGAATTGAAGAAAAAACTAGTAAACCGGCTATGGACGTATTTGCCACAGCCTTAAACAACATCATGCCCGAGGTGGAACTAAAAGTTCGTCGTGTTGGAGGTCAGAACTACCAAGTTCCTACCGAAGTCACCGCTGAACGCAAGGTTACATTAGGACTACGCTGGTTAGTTAATTATTCGCGTCTGAGAAATGAAAAGACGATGGAAGAGAAACTTGCCGGAGAAATTATCGATGCCGCTAATGGTGTCGGTGCATCTGTAAAGAAACGGGACGATACGCATAAGATGGCGGAAGCCAATAAAGCCTATGCGCATTATCGTTACTAA
- the rpsL gene encoding 30S ribosomal protein S12, protein MPTIQQLVRQGRSQSAYKSKSPALNKRWNSLAKKETNQESGQKRGVCTRVGTMTPKKPNSALRKYARVRLSNGYEVTAYIGGEGHNLQEHSTVMIRGGRVKDLPGVRYHIIRGTLDCAGIEKRRQGRSLYGTKMPKEAK, encoded by the coding sequence ATGCCAACTATTCAACAATTAGTTCGCCAAGGCCGTAGTCAATCAGCTTACAAATCAAAGTCACCGGCTCTTAACAAGAGATGGAATTCACTCGCTAAAAAAGAAACCAATCAGGAATCTGGACAAAAGCGCGGGGTTTGTACTCGTGTTGGAACTATGACCCCAAAGAAACCAAACTCTGCATTACGGAAATATGCCCGTGTGCGTCTCAGCAATGGTTATGAAGTTACTGCCTATATCGGTGGTGAAGGACACAATCTTCAAGAGCACTCAACCGTGATGATTCGCGGTGGTCGTGTTAAGGATTTACCTGGTGTTCGTTATCACATAATTCGTGGTACGCTTGACTGTGCCGGTATCGAAAAACGGCGTCAAGGACGTTCACTCTATGGCACCAAAATGCCAAAAGAGGCTAAGTAA
- a CDS encoding immune inhibitor A, whose protein sequence is MSKKSFFFGNIIGGLLLLSSCTFTIKSTFYQFVSFNEISSLPEAANYYHANLDETAFTQFYQLNNGEYSRRYNLSSQGTNSVLVLPIDFPAYPSSDLPGGGDFAKTIIHNAFFGTEESSIWQSVASYYDQSSYGKFHLTGDVADWYRVTDEAILEKITAFEGGNSSYSKTALTNDILRLAVANYLQNITDQQMFTDKYDTDNNGIIDSVFLVYSHPIGNTSITRPIEKNDSGSLFWAFTAHDINNGNSNLRANGYAWASYYFLYPDYSLTKNLPDAHTFIHEMGHLLGLEDYYNTTLNGTFSPTGGMDMMDSSIGDHTAFSKMLLGWTNPYVITGDGPITIRPFNTSGDVILFSAGFDGSVFNEYYLLEFYAPTGLNYYDATMGSSSRLFTNYGIKLYHVNAEVTYRYKNDGVSIESASFRYNNSLTATLAEQGTPVLYELLAKSGGDKLLQGQNASNEDIYYLGDKFNLDFSIRTDEDQLLNIGFEVTDFSRSKVTIQFALK, encoded by the coding sequence ATGAGTAAGAAATCATTTTTTTTCGGTAATATAATCGGCGGATTGCTTCTTTTAAGCAGTTGTACTTTTACCATAAAAAGCACATTTTATCAATTTGTCTCGTTTAATGAGATTTCTTCGCTTCCTGAGGCGGCGAATTATTATCATGCCAATTTAGATGAAACGGCCTTTACTCAGTTTTATCAACTTAACAATGGCGAATATTCACGCAGATACAATCTATCTTCACAGGGAACAAATAGCGTTTTGGTTTTGCCGATTGATTTCCCTGCTTATCCTTCCAGTGACTTGCCCGGCGGCGGCGATTTTGCTAAGACCATTATTCATAATGCTTTTTTTGGAACGGAGGAATCTTCCATTTGGCAATCGGTAGCAAGCTATTATGATCAATCTTCCTACGGAAAATTTCATCTTACGGGTGATGTCGCAGATTGGTACCGAGTAACGGATGAAGCGATACTTGAAAAGATAACGGCGTTTGAAGGCGGCAATTCTTCCTATAGTAAAACTGCGCTTACTAACGATATCTTGCGATTGGCGGTTGCAAACTATTTACAAAACATTACCGATCAGCAGATGTTTACGGATAAATATGATACGGATAACAACGGCATTATTGATTCTGTGTTTTTGGTTTATTCGCATCCCATCGGCAATACGAGTATCACCCGACCGATTGAAAAAAATGATTCCGGCAGTTTGTTTTGGGCTTTTACCGCGCATGATATCAATAACGGAAATTCAAATTTGCGCGCCAACGGCTACGCTTGGGCTAGCTACTATTTTCTTTATCCGGATTATTCTTTAACAAAAAATCTTCCCGACGCCCATACCTTCATTCATGAAATGGGCCATTTACTTGGGCTTGAGGATTATTATAATACGACTCTTAACGGAACTTTTTCTCCTACTGGCGGCATGGATATGATGGACAGTTCAATCGGCGATCATACCGCTTTTTCTAAAATGCTTTTAGGATGGACTAATCCATATGTTATTACCGGCGATGGTCCTATCACTATCCGGCCGTTTAATACCAGCGGCGATGTCATTCTTTTTTCCGCCGGGTTTGATGGTTCGGTATTTAACGAGTACTATTTGCTTGAATTTTATGCGCCGACCGGACTCAACTATTATGATGCTACCATGGGAAGCAGCAGTCGTTTATTTACTAATTACGGCATAAAGTTATATCACGTTAATGCCGAGGTGACATATCGATATAAGAATGACGGAGTTTCGATCGAAAGCGCCAGTTTTCGCTATAATAATTCACTCACCGCCACTCTTGCGGAGCAAGGGACTCCGGTTCTTTATGAATTGTTAGCAAAATCAGGCGGGGATAAACTCCTTCAGGGACAAAATGCTTCCAATGAAGATATATACTACCTTGGGGATAAGTTTAATTTGGATTTTAGTATTCGAACCGATGAAGACCAATTGCTCAATATTGGATTTGAGGTGACGGATTTTTCCCGGTCAAAAGTGACTATTCAATTTGCCCTTAAATAG